From the genome of Halomonas sp. 1513, one region includes:
- a CDS encoding phosphatidylserine decarboxylase: MSLAKLFALIQYPLPHHLISRLVGKLAETRIGWLKNLLIKAFIRRFKVDMSQAAEPDPTAYACFNAFFTRALKADARPLSEGLLCPADGTLSQFGVTRHGTLVQAKGQAYSVTSLLGGDMQRAEPFRQGSFATVYLSPRDYHRVHMPLTGTLREMIYVPGRIFSVNQATADHVPALFARNERLVCIFDTERGPMAMVLVGAMIVAGIETVWAGQVTPLGNEVQSIRFDAPITLERGAEMGRFKLGSTVVMCFAEEMPFDEDALAFGDTVRMGQSLGALTTP, from the coding sequence GTGTCCCTAGCCAAGCTGTTCGCCCTGATCCAGTACCCGCTGCCCCACCACCTGATCTCGCGACTGGTGGGCAAGCTCGCCGAGACGCGCATCGGCTGGCTCAAGAACCTGCTGATCAAGGCCTTTATCCGTCGCTTCAAGGTCGACATGAGCCAGGCCGCCGAGCCTGACCCCACCGCCTACGCCTGCTTCAACGCCTTTTTTACCCGCGCCCTCAAGGCCGACGCCCGCCCGCTCAGTGAAGGGCTGCTGTGCCCCGCCGACGGTACCCTGTCGCAGTTCGGCGTGACCCGCCACGGTACCCTGGTGCAGGCCAAGGGCCAGGCCTATTCGGTCACCAGCCTGCTGGGGGGCGACATGCAGCGCGCCGAGCCCTTCCGCCAGGGCAGCTTCGCCACCGTCTACCTCTCCCCCCGCGACTACCACCGCGTGCACATGCCGCTGACCGGCACCCTGCGCGAGATGATCTACGTGCCGGGGCGGATCTTTTCCGTCAACCAGGCCACCGCCGACCACGTGCCGGCGCTGTTCGCCCGCAACGAGCGGCTGGTATGCATCTTCGATACCGAGCGCGGTCCCATGGCCATGGTGCTGGTGGGGGCGATGATCGTCGCCGGCATCGAGACGGTGTGGGCCGGCCAGGTCACGCCGCTGGGCAACGAGGTGCAGTCGATCCGCTTCGACGCTCCCATCACCCTCGAGCGCGGCGCCGAGATGGGCCGCTTCAAGCTCGGCTCCACGGTGGTGATGTGCTTCGCGGAGGAGATGCCCTTCGATGAGGACGCCCTCGCGTTTGGAGATACGGTGCGCATGGGGCAGTCGCTGGGCGCGCTTACCACCCCATAG
- a CDS encoding thiosulfate sulfurtransferase, which yields MSSEANLLPLIVEPDQLAEHLEAPELLIIDVPLKAESYAEGHVPGALFLDHRRLVRGSGEVPNDVPDVAALSALFASLGLTRDSHVVAYDDEGGGWAGRLLWTLELIGHTRYSYLNGGIHAWRQEGLEVSQQASEPTPSDYQAEILNPEVNIDVEGIKERIGDRQFAVWDARSPEEYAGEKGHNKHLGHIPGAVNMEWTRAMDAERGLRIRDYAELITELEALGLTPDKEVITHCQGHHRSGLTWLVGKALGFEKIRAYAGSWKEWGNRDDTPIEK from the coding sequence ATGAGCTCTGAAGCCAACCTCCTGCCGTTGATCGTCGAGCCGGACCAGCTGGCCGAGCACCTCGAGGCCCCTGAGTTGCTGATCATCGACGTACCGCTCAAGGCCGAAAGCTACGCCGAGGGTCACGTGCCCGGCGCGCTGTTCCTCGACCACCGCCGGCTGGTGCGCGGCAGCGGCGAGGTGCCCAACGATGTGCCCGACGTCGCGGCGCTCTCAGCGCTGTTCGCGTCGCTGGGGCTGACCCGCGACAGCCACGTGGTGGCCTACGACGACGAGGGCGGCGGCTGGGCCGGGCGCCTGCTGTGGACCCTGGAGCTGATCGGCCATACCCGCTACTCCTACCTCAACGGCGGCATCCACGCCTGGCGCCAGGAGGGGCTCGAAGTATCGCAGCAGGCCAGCGAGCCGACGCCCAGCGACTACCAGGCGGAGATCCTCAACCCCGAGGTCAATATCGACGTCGAGGGAATCAAGGAGCGCATCGGTGATCGCCAGTTCGCGGTATGGGACGCCCGCTCCCCCGAGGAGTACGCCGGTGAGAAGGGCCACAACAAACACCTCGGCCATATCCCCGGCGCGGTGAACATGGAGTGGACTCGCGCCATGGACGCCGAGCGCGGCCTGCGCATCCGCGACTACGCCGAGCTGATCACCGAACTCGAGGCGCTGGGCCTGACCCCCGACAAGGAAGTGATCACTCACTGTCAGGGCCACCATCGCAGCGGCCTGACCTGGCTGGTGGGCAAGGCGCTGGGCTTCGAGAAGATACGCGCCTACGCCGGCTCCTGGAAGGAGTGGGGCAACCGCGACGATACGCCGATAGAGAAGTGA